The following coding sequences are from one Dreissena polymorpha isolate Duluth1 chromosome 8, UMN_Dpol_1.0, whole genome shotgun sequence window:
- the LOC127841124 gene encoding macrophage mannose receptor 1-like translates to MYPDLMKKEKMNLAVIRSSVAILGLCLAFMTLFLSQCEGRGSIYSINISCPDGFMQAVNSCYYFNTDQLLTWDQARTECSLRNADLTVIGNRDQLNWLNTQTEEYSTDGWWIGLKYMGSTFDWVQYGGDKTLIDWRNEPDDYDNQDCDAINEFGKFSDEYCRSKLGFICSYPIQPGDECPTNEQTWLFASASCFFISPLLNSSLYLNWTDAKTYCANLIPSKSTQLMALKSYDDLLSLQSLLSTYNKNVLLPWWTGLNDQQTEGEYRWVDGTLANGSLINWDLAPSADRSQHQDCGVMYQDGSIDDVTCDKRAHYICGMSAFQGYVDLGCGSWLRGGTSCYLLGKGNLVTWTDARDSCARAGAHLLKVDSFNEKAWLEGQYIGSYGFWTGLNKPQGGSSWVWQDNTQAADTYVKWNSEPNNNAGKEDCVEIHRDGLYNDLDCNAKAAFICEYPLPYGTPCVTGWFQCQQSCYYLSPANYSLTVTWFEAYQRCQDLLAGLGPDGNSLQSNRLAVNSGDEAACVNTQLQTLPVGAPGYWTDLSDLAVKGIWQYSSATDNPPDMSLINWAKEPNNVNGNESCAVIYDGGFYNDVNCVQQFYYICERTATTVSSSASVLHSSWTGAKLFVGLVMLIQKLLRLQRLL, encoded by the exons ATGTACCCGGACTTAATGAAAAAAGAGAAAAT GAATCTTGCAGTCATCAGGTCTTCTGTAGCTATTCTTGGACTTTGTTTGGCATTTATGACATTAT TTCTGTCGCAATGTGAAGGGAGAGGCAGTATCTACTCGATCAACATCAGTTGCCCGGACGGCTTCATGCAGGCAGTCAACAGCTGCTACTACTTCAACACGGATCAGCTCCTGACATGGGACCAGGCGAGGACGGAGTGCTCCCTTAGGAACGCCGATCTCACGGTGATCGGAAACAGGGACCAGCTG AACTGGCTGAACACACAGACTGAGGAATACTCTACTGATGGCTGGTGGATAGGCCTCAAGTACATGGGGTCGACCTTCGACTGGGTCCAATATGGTGGTGATAAAACTCTAAT AGATTGGCGAAACGAACCGGACGACTATGACAACCAGGACTGTGATGCCATTAACGAGTTCGGCAAGTTCAGTGACGAGTACTGCAGGTCAAAGCTGGGCTTCATCTGCTCCTACCCTATCCAGCCAG ggGATGAGTGCCCGACCAATGAGCAGACGTGGCTGTTTGCGAGTGCATCCTGTTTCTTCATCAGCCCCCTCCTGAACAGCTCCCTCTACCTCAACTGGACGGACGCAAAGACGTACTGCGCCAACTTAATACcgagcaaatcaactcagctgatGGCGCTGAAAAGTTATGATGACTTG TTAAGCCTTCAGAGCCTGCTGTCGACGTACAACAAGAACGTGCTGCTGCCCTGGTGGACGGGACTCAATGACCAACAGACAGAGGGAGAATACCGCTGGGTGGACGGCACGCTGGCCAACGGCTCACTCAT CAACTGGGATTTGGCGCCAAGTGCTGACCGCTCGCAGCATCAGGATTGTGGCGTCATGTATCAAGACGGTAGCATTGATGACGTCACGTGTGATAAGCGCGCGCATTATATATGCGGAATGTCGGCGTTCCAAG GATACGTTGACCTAGGATGCGGATCTTGGTTGCGGGGCGGCACCTCGTGTTACCTGCTCGGGAAAGGCAATTTAGTCACGTGGACAGATGCACGTGACAGCTGCGCACGCGCGGGAGCTCACTTGTTGAAAGTAGACAGCTTTAACGAAAAG GCCTGGTTGGAGGGGCAGTACATAGGGTCGTACGGGTTCTGGACCGGGCTCAACAAGCCCCAGGGCGGCTCCTCCTGGGTGTGGCAGGACAACACGCAGGCAGCGGACACTTATGT AAAATGGAATTCTGAGCCAAACAACAATGCGGGCAAAGAAGACTGTGTTGAAATCCACAGAGACGGTCTGTATAATGACCTTGACTGCAATGCGAAGGCAGCCTTCATATGCGAATACCCGCTGCCTTATG GAACTCCCTGCGTAACTGGCTGGTTCCAGTGCCAGCAGTCGTGTTACTACCTTAGCCCAGCAAATTACAGTCTTACAGTCACGTGGTTTGAGGCCTATCAGCGCTGCCAGGACCTCCTGGCGGGACTGGGGCCGGACGGAAACAGCTTGCAGTCCAACCGCCTGGCGGTCAACAGCGGCGATGAGGCGGCCTGCGTCAACACGCAGCTTCAG ACTTTACCAGTCGGCGCCCCCGGGTACTGGACCGATCTGTCGGATCTGGCGGTGAAAGGCATCTGGCAGTACTCGTCTGCAACCGACAATCCACCAGACATGTCGCTTAT aAACTGGGCAAAAGAACCGAACAACGTGAACGGTAACGAAAGTTGTGCCGTCATATACGACGGTGGTTTCTATAACGACGTGAACTGTGTGCAACAGTTCTACTACATCTGCGAGCGAACAGCAA CAACTGTGAGTTCCTCGGCGTCTGTTCTCCATTCGTCCTGGACTGGAGCTAAACTCTTCGTTGGACTCGTAATGTTAATTCAGAAACTTCTTCGTCTACAACGATTACTTTAG
- the LOC127841120 gene encoding C-type mannose receptor 2-like isoform X1 has protein sequence MLLVRTHVFNYLYLTTFSHSEMAYLFRIIICWIIYAGARGDCDVGWQAIGSTYCYRVGGAKMIWTSANSECAKFDSMMLRIYDDSVKSDVGQLLANTNDTRWWTGLNNIATPQVYVWDVGLYATQVDDPSVFSWIHEPDDTSHLQNCVTLNIQGSIEDESCLNSHRYICEYPMPTAGSCMPSWTNFSGSCYLFPLDLGDPWSMLTWQDANTKCQTILQGFSDATGITPHLLFIETQPEKDYISNQLPAVDLTSDVWWIGLTDNQTEGIFQWTDGRLVGMLAYWANEPNNLGAKEQCVYTNSNGSIADFNCNNTLSYICQKENDVQSAVIPGLGCPASWTRAGKYCYHFETVTQHSWSDAKGACGKYGANLIKVDDFDKKTWLEGQNSVFNSGMWYWTGLNYQSNKQWAWGDGTAADLSLVKWNVEPNNYKGNEACSTILRKGTFNDVNCLIKAGYICEQNTEDSPCKTGWLSLTVGDVTNCYYIGTSLVTYDEAHAKCKTQSSPFDSFLLAVNSQAELDFVRSAIKATAGPAVEFYTGLTDIDHEGIWLYDTSWNPAPDSGLIPWSQAPDFPNGNENCATVIFAGEYINVACTDKHPYICERPAYGVQVNSGTRLFTKGFSVSSVFVLMMYFLIYGVCLHYCLHVTYVLFPAFA, from the exons ATGCTTCTCGTTAGAActcatgtatttaattatttatatctgACCACATTTTCTCATTCAGAAATGGCTTATTTATTTCGAATTATTATATGTTGGATTATTTATGCTG GAGCACGTGGGGACTGTGACGTAGGCTGGCAGGCTATTGGCTCCACCTACTGCTACCGAGTGGGCGGAGCTAAGATGATCTGGACGTCAGCCAACAGCGAATGCGCGAAATTTGATTCTATGATGCTGCGTATATACGATGACAGTGTTAAG AGCGATGTGGGCCAGCTGTTGGCCAACACCAACGATACTCGATGGTGGACGGGACTCAATAACATCGCCACACCTCAGGTGTACGTCTGGGACGTTGGGCTATACGCCACCCAAGTCGACGATCCAAGCGTGTT TTCTTGGATTCACGAGCCTGACGACACGAGCCACCTTCAGAACTGTGTCACTCTCAATATACAGGGAAGCATAGAGGACGAGTCGTGCCTGAATTCACATAGATACATTTGTGAATACCCTATGCCTACAG CTGGATCGTGTATGCCAAGCTGGACAAACTTTTCGGGATCCTGCTACCTGTTCCCGTTGGATCTTGGCGACCCCTGGAGCATGCTAACCTGGCAAGATGCCAACACAAAATGCCAGACAATTCTTCAAGGTTTCTCTGACGCAACTGGTATCACGCCCCATCTGTTGTTCATCGAAACACAACCCGAGAAA GACTATATCTCGAACCAGCTGCCTGCGGTCGATCTGACCTCGGACGTGTGGTGGATAGGACTCACTGACAACCAGACGGAGGGCATTTTCCAGTGGACAGACGGGCGTCTGGTCGGAATGCTAGC ATACTGGGCAAATGAACCAAACAACCTTGGAGCGAAGGAGCAGTGTGTTTATACCAACAGCAACGGATCGATAGCCGACTTCAACTGCAACAATACCCTAAGCTACATTTGTCAGAAAGAAAATGATG TTCAAAGTGCGGTCATACCGGGTCTCGGCTGCCCCGCTAGCTGGACTCGGGCTGGCAAGTACTGCTACCACTTCGAAACCGTCACGCAGCACTCGTGGAGTGATGCAAAGGGTGCCTGTGGTAAATACGGGGCAAACCTTATCAAAGTCGACGACTTTGACAAAAAG ACATGGCTAGAGGGTCAGAACAGCGTCTTCAACAGTGGGATGTGGTACTGGACGGGCCTCAACTACCAGTCCAACAAGCAATGGGCCTGGGGTGATGGGACCGCGGCGGACCTGTCCTTGGT GAAGTGGAATGTGGAGCCTAATAACTATAAGGGAAACGAGGCGTGCAGCACGATACTTAGGAAAGGAACCTTCAACGACGTCAACTGTCTTATTAAAGCTGGCTACATCTGTGAACAAAATACAGAAG ATTCGCCGTGCAAGACTGGCTGGCTCAGCCTGACAGTGGGTGACGTCACGAACTGCTACTACATAGGCACGAGCCTAGTGACGTACGACGAGGCGCATGCAAAATGTAAAACCCAGAGCTCGCCCTTCGATTCATTCCTACTGGCCGTTAACTCCCAGGCGGAACTG GATTTTGTACGGAGTGCAATAAAGGCAACTGCGGGACCTGCCGTCGAGTTCTACACCGGTCTCACGGACATCGACCACGAGGGCATCTGGTTGTATGACACCAGTTGGAACCCCGCACCGGACTCGGGATTAAT CCCATGGTCCCAGGCCCCTGACTTTCCGAACGGCAATGAGAACTGTGCGACGGTGATATTCGCCGGGGAGTACATCAACGTTGCCTGCACCGACAAGCACCCGTACATCTGCGAGAGACCCGCCTATGGCGTACAAG TGAACTCAGGCACGCGACTGTTCACAAAGGGTTTCTCCGTATCGTCCGTGTTCGTGTTGATGATGTACTTCCTTATATATGGCGTATGTCTACACTACTGCCTGCACGTGACTTACGTGCTATTCCCGGCTTTCGCATGA
- the LOC127841120 gene encoding C-type mannose receptor 2-like isoform X2 — protein MIWTSANSECAKFDSMMLRIYDDSVKSDVGQLLANTNDTRWWTGLNNIATPQVYVWDVGLYATQVDDPSVFSWIHEPDDTSHLQNCVTLNIQGSIEDESCLNSHRYICEYPMPTAGSCMPSWTNFSGSCYLFPLDLGDPWSMLTWQDANTKCQTILQGFSDATGITPHLLFIETQPEKDYISNQLPAVDLTSDVWWIGLTDNQTEGIFQWTDGRLVGMLAYWANEPNNLGAKEQCVYTNSNGSIADFNCNNTLSYICQKENDVQSAVIPGLGCPASWTRAGKYCYHFETVTQHSWSDAKGACGKYGANLIKVDDFDKKTWLEGQNSVFNSGMWYWTGLNYQSNKQWAWGDGTAADLSLVKWNVEPNNYKGNEACSTILRKGTFNDVNCLIKAGYICEQNTEDSPCKTGWLSLTVGDVTNCYYIGTSLVTYDEAHAKCKTQSSPFDSFLLAVNSQAELDFVRSAIKATAGPAVEFYTGLTDIDHEGIWLYDTSWNPAPDSGLIPWSQAPDFPNGNENCATVIFAGEYINVACTDKHPYICERPAYGVQVNSGTRLFTKGFSVSSVFVLMMYFLIYGVCLHYCLHVTYVLFPAFA, from the exons ATGATCTGGACGTCAGCCAACAGCGAATGCGCGAAATTTGATTCTATGATGCTGCGTATATACGATGACAGTGTTAAG AGCGATGTGGGCCAGCTGTTGGCCAACACCAACGATACTCGATGGTGGACGGGACTCAATAACATCGCCACACCTCAGGTGTACGTCTGGGACGTTGGGCTATACGCCACCCAAGTCGACGATCCAAGCGTGTT TTCTTGGATTCACGAGCCTGACGACACGAGCCACCTTCAGAACTGTGTCACTCTCAATATACAGGGAAGCATAGAGGACGAGTCGTGCCTGAATTCACATAGATACATTTGTGAATACCCTATGCCTACAG CTGGATCGTGTATGCCAAGCTGGACAAACTTTTCGGGATCCTGCTACCTGTTCCCGTTGGATCTTGGCGACCCCTGGAGCATGCTAACCTGGCAAGATGCCAACACAAAATGCCAGACAATTCTTCAAGGTTTCTCTGACGCAACTGGTATCACGCCCCATCTGTTGTTCATCGAAACACAACCCGAGAAA GACTATATCTCGAACCAGCTGCCTGCGGTCGATCTGACCTCGGACGTGTGGTGGATAGGACTCACTGACAACCAGACGGAGGGCATTTTCCAGTGGACAGACGGGCGTCTGGTCGGAATGCTAGC ATACTGGGCAAATGAACCAAACAACCTTGGAGCGAAGGAGCAGTGTGTTTATACCAACAGCAACGGATCGATAGCCGACTTCAACTGCAACAATACCCTAAGCTACATTTGTCAGAAAGAAAATGATG TTCAAAGTGCGGTCATACCGGGTCTCGGCTGCCCCGCTAGCTGGACTCGGGCTGGCAAGTACTGCTACCACTTCGAAACCGTCACGCAGCACTCGTGGAGTGATGCAAAGGGTGCCTGTGGTAAATACGGGGCAAACCTTATCAAAGTCGACGACTTTGACAAAAAG ACATGGCTAGAGGGTCAGAACAGCGTCTTCAACAGTGGGATGTGGTACTGGACGGGCCTCAACTACCAGTCCAACAAGCAATGGGCCTGGGGTGATGGGACCGCGGCGGACCTGTCCTTGGT GAAGTGGAATGTGGAGCCTAATAACTATAAGGGAAACGAGGCGTGCAGCACGATACTTAGGAAAGGAACCTTCAACGACGTCAACTGTCTTATTAAAGCTGGCTACATCTGTGAACAAAATACAGAAG ATTCGCCGTGCAAGACTGGCTGGCTCAGCCTGACAGTGGGTGACGTCACGAACTGCTACTACATAGGCACGAGCCTAGTGACGTACGACGAGGCGCATGCAAAATGTAAAACCCAGAGCTCGCCCTTCGATTCATTCCTACTGGCCGTTAACTCCCAGGCGGAACTG GATTTTGTACGGAGTGCAATAAAGGCAACTGCGGGACCTGCCGTCGAGTTCTACACCGGTCTCACGGACATCGACCACGAGGGCATCTGGTTGTATGACACCAGTTGGAACCCCGCACCGGACTCGGGATTAAT CCCATGGTCCCAGGCCCCTGACTTTCCGAACGGCAATGAGAACTGTGCGACGGTGATATTCGCCGGGGAGTACATCAACGTTGCCTGCACCGACAAGCACCCGTACATCTGCGAGAGACCCGCCTATGGCGTACAAG TGAACTCAGGCACGCGACTGTTCACAAAGGGTTTCTCCGTATCGTCCGTGTTCGTGTTGATGATGTACTTCCTTATATATGGCGTATGTCTACACTACTGCCTGCACGTGACTTACGTGCTATTCCCGGCTTTCGCATGA